A segment of the Aureliella helgolandensis genome:
TCCGTAGAGAGGAGGGAGGTGCCGTGGGGTACGCAAAACGACTGCGCCACGGCGAAATAGGCCAAGGCCTGAACGATTACGATGCCATCTTCACAGAACTCAAACGCGTTGGCTTTGATGGCTGGATCAGCATCGAAGATGGCGTCGATGGGATGGAGCAACTTGAGCGTAGCGTTCAATTTCTGCAGAAGAAGATTGCCCAATACTGGCCCACCTAGAAGGTTGGCTCGCCTTCTAGAGGGCTGCAGCCGCTAGCATCCCCCAGGCTCGTTGCCCTAGTCGCAACAGCTTGGAATTCCAGTCGCTGCCCCAAGACGCCTTCCCGAAATAGCCTCCGCGCGTGCCAACGCAAGTTGGTTGTTGCATTCACTTTCTTCTCTGCCCCAGGTTATCTTGGGCACCCCCCTGCACCAACCTCAACCAGGCTTCCACTAATCCTCCCCCGCACTCACAGCTCTGCTGACTCCATCAAGCAGACGGTTTGACAGAAAGATAGAGACGGAAAGATTGAGACAGGTACGATAACAGCGTGTCTCGACTTACTGGTGCTCTCTATTTTTCTGTCTCCATTTTTCTGTCAATGCTCTTGTTATCTTCTGTAAGTGGGCTCGCTTGATAAACCAGCTGTGAATCACAAAGGGAGCAGCAGTCTCCAACGTCTTGCCGCCAAAGCCAACGCTTACGGAAGCGACGGAGACGCGCACACCACCGGCGGGCTACTATCACAACCCGCCGCGTGAGCAAGGAAGAGTGGTTCGTGCGACTGCTCGAGACGGGTTCTATCTTGGCGGTTGCCTAGACCCGCTCCTGAATGCTCAAATGGGTAAATGCTGTGCAGGCCGGCGTGTCTCAACTTCATGGAGTGGTTGCTACAACAATCCCAGGTCCTGAAGATCTTGCTTGAGCGTGCTGCATTGCTCGCTGGTCAGCTGTTGCTGCGGTAGTCGGCAGCGTCCCATGGGCACCCCTTGGAGTCTTAGCATTTCTTTAATGCCGGAATGAAACGGGTAGGTGTTCATCAAACGAATGAACTCGATGGACCGCATTTGCTCTTCGCGCGCCGCCGTCAAATCGTTCTTCACAAAGGCCTCGATGATCCGCAAATAGATCGGCGCAATTACATTGTAGGTGCTGCCAATGGCAGCGGTGGCCCCAGTCGCCAAGGCGCCGAGTAGCATTTCATCGCAGCCAAAAACGATGTCGAGTTTGCCATCTGCGACTGCTTGGCATGCTTGGAATTCGAACAGCTTGGTGTCAGTGTACTTGAGTCCTACCAAGTTTGGGACCTGCTCGATGCCCGCCTCAAGGAGTCGGACGATATCAATGGTTGAACCCGTCATGCCGGGAATATGGTAGTAGTAGAATGGGGTGTTGGGAGCGGCGGCAGCTATGTCTGCGATGCATTCGACTAGCGTCGGAATATCGTTCGCCTTGAAGTAGGATGGGCAGGTGGCCGATACAATGTCGGCCCCAGCTTGGGCCGCATGTTGAGCTAGGTCACGCGCATCTGCTAGACTATTGTGGCCGACCTGTACGATCAATGGAACGCGACCAGCATTGGCGGTAATAAACGCCTCGGTCGTTGCCTTGCGTTCGGCCGTAGAGAGCGACATGCCTTCGCCGGTGCTTCCGCAAACGTACAACCCCTGAACGCCATCGTCCAGCAGACGCTCCACCAAAGGAGCCACCTGTGCTAATTCAAGATCACCGTCGGTGTTCATCGGTGTGTAGGTGGCTGCGATGAGTCCATTGAGTCTGGCAGTTTGCATTGGGAAGGTTTCGATGGTCTGGGGGAATGTGGCGGGAGGTAGAATCGTTGGCGGTCCAACCTGCAGAGAGGTCTGTCCCGGGCCGCGACTGGCGGTAATTGTCATCCATTCAGGGACGGTTCACAACTCCCCATTTTGTTCGGAGCCCGCTCTGCGTACTGGCAATCTGCCCTTTCCATTGAGCGTTGGTGCGTGGAAGAGGCAGCGTTGTGCGCAACCGCACCGTTTTTATGACCAGCAGTTTTAACTAGTGAGAATATCGCACGATGCAACGTCGTAATTTTGTCAAAGCCGGTTTAGTGGGAACGCTCGTTGCTGGAGCATCAGGACAGTTGCGGAGGTCGTTAGGCAGTACCGCGGGCCCCCCTAAAATCCTCTTGCGGTCCTCCTGGCAGACCGTGAATATCGGTGATATCGCCCACACGCCGGGTGTTCTGAAACTTTTAGAAACCTATCTACCGGAAGCTCAGGTCTTCTTGTGGCCGAGCAAACTTGACAACGGCGTCGATCAAATCTTGCAGCGAGCTTTTCCAAAGGTGACTCTCGTGGAAGGTGCTGAGGCGCTGAGCAGCGCCTTCGATGCATGTGATTTTCTGTTGCACGGTTCGGGCCCTTCGTTGGTGGCTGAAAAGGATGTGCGGCGCTGGCACAGCGAGACCGGCAAGCCGTTTGGAGTTTATGGCATAACACTTCCCCCCACTCCCTCCAGCTCAACGGTGGCGCTAACCGACGAAGTTATGCAACGGACGATCGATCTTCTCGGTGAAGCCGATTTTGTATTCTTCCGTGACTCGAAATCCCTGGAGCTGGCGATTGCTAAGGGGTGTCGTAGTCCCACGATGGAGTTTGGACCCGATGGTGCTTTTGCATGCGATTTGCGCGACGAACAGGCTGCGGATGATTTCTTGACGACTCATCAGCTTGAAACCGGTAAATTCCTGTGCTGTATACCTCGCTTACGCTACACGCCCTATTGGACCATTCCTTCCAAGAATAGGGCGCCCGATCCTGTCAAACAGGCGCGTAACGATGCCATGAAGGAACAC
Coding sequences within it:
- a CDS encoding dihydrodipicolinate synthase family protein yields the protein MQTARLNGLIAATYTPMNTDGDLELAQVAPLVERLLDDGVQGLYVCGSTGEGMSLSTAERKATTEAFITANAGRVPLIVQVGHNSLADARDLAQHAAQAGADIVSATCPSYFKANDIPTLVECIADIAAAAPNTPFYYYHIPGMTGSTIDIVRLLEAGIEQVPNLVGLKYTDTKLFEFQACQAVADGKLDIVFGCDEMLLGALATGATAAIGSTYNVIAPIYLRIIEAFVKNDLTAAREEQMRSIEFIRLMNTYPFHSGIKEMLRLQGVPMGRCRLPQQQLTSEQCSTLKQDLQDLGLL
- a CDS encoding polysaccharide pyruvyl transferase family protein; the encoded protein is MQRRNFVKAGLVGTLVAGASGQLRRSLGSTAGPPKILLRSSWQTVNIGDIAHTPGVLKLLETYLPEAQVFLWPSKLDNGVDQILQRAFPKVTLVEGAEALSSAFDACDFLLHGSGPSLVAEKDVRRWHSETGKPFGVYGITLPPTPSSSTVALTDEVMQRTIDLLGEADFVFFRDSKSLELAIAKGCRSPTMEFGPDGAFACDLRDEQAADDFLTTHQLETGKFLCCIPRLRYTPYWTIPSKNRAPDPVKQARNDAMKEHDHAQLRTAIIEVVRNTDLKVLVCPEDQTQMRVGKELLLEKLPQDVRSRVAWREHYWLTGEAVSTYVRSAGLFGNEMHSPIMCIGHGIPAIVCRWAEQTSKGYMWQDIGLQEWLFNMDDEQDVQKIVPAVMELALQPAAAQAEAKRAQAFVQQRQQETMGVLAARLA